The Panicum virgatum strain AP13 chromosome 3N, P.virgatum_v5, whole genome shotgun sequence genome includes the window CAAAAAATTGCATCTCTTGGGGGTGACCATATACTGAAAAGTAGTACTAGTATTGTTTTTTATGATCTCTAAATTTTAGTTATAATTATTTCTTGTGGGTAAATATTTGACAGAAACAGAAGGGGGGATTAGAGGGGAGGAATCGTAAACTGTAACATAAATCCCTGAACTAAACAGAAGAAAACTCATGATTCTATACATCTGGTGTTTTGCCCTATGACAGACCAGAGCCACTTGGATAACCCGTTTCCAAGAGTGAAAAGAAAGCTCCATTTGTGGGCAAATTTTTTTAAGATGGTGACATAATACAGATGTAGACACAGCTAATATGCTTCTTAAATACAAGCAAATATAGACGATTGAATGGTTTCAGCTTGTGTCCTGTCTGCTGTACTTTATTGCTACAATACTGTGCTTAATCTTATCATCCCTTTTTTGCAGCATAAAGAAACATGACTCATATGAAGCTCCTATCAAATCTAAGGAGCCTTTGATTTTCAATGTTGGATTCAGGCAATTTACAGCAAGGTAATCGAGGTTTCAATTTTACTATTAGGAATTATATACTTTCATTTTCCCTTTCTTTACTTTGCATTTCACCTTGAAAGTTATCTCACTGTTCTTTTCTATATTAGGCCGTTGTTTTCATCCGATAATATCAACTGCAATAAACATAAGATGGAGAGGTTTCTACATCATGGACGGTTTTCTGTTGCCTCTGTATATGCTCCAATTTGCTTCCCTCCATTTCCTCTGATTGTTTTGAAGAACAGAGATGGCGAGCAACCTGCCATTGCTGCTGTAGGTTCACTAAAAAGCGTGGATCCCGATCGAATCATCCTTAAGAAAATTGTGTTGACAGGGTACGCTGAGGCATCCTATTTTTAGTTCTGCAAAATTCCTTGTACTTTTTTCATTTCTGTGGAAGGTTTTGGCATTTGACTTTTGCACACTATTAGTGCTGCATTTTCAATTCATTTTTTTTGCTCACTTCCATTAAAAGTGCAGAGTAACTTCACATACAACGCTTGTTTAGATGCCAGCTAATTTGACATGTTATTTCTGCAGGTATCCACAGAGAGTCTCGAAACTGAAAGCGATTGTGCGGTACATGTTCCACAATCCCGAAGATGTCAAATGGTTCAAGGAAAGTATATATTTCTCCATGTTCTATTGATACTGTAGGCTAATTCAATGGGCCAATAACCAGGGGGTCATTTTGGTTGCAGCCTGTTGAGTTGTGGACAAAACATGGACGCCGTGGCCGGATCAAGGAGACTGTTGGCACTCATGGTATGTTGGTTGGCTAATGTTTCTTTTGACAGTACATGTTTGATTGTTTTAGAATATCCCTGCTATTTTAATGGTTTTGCTAACTTTTTTGTTTTCACAATTCTCTGACCAGGTGCTATGAAGTGCATATTCAACAGCAGCATACAACAGCATGATACCGTGTGCATGAGCTTGTTCAAACGCGCATACCCAAAATGGCCTGAACAGCTGTACCAGGTGTAGGATGGATTAACCTTGGACGTTTCAGCAGCATGTCAGGTTGGTGGCACTTTGTTTGATATAGCAGCTCCTACCAACAAGATGGAATCCAATTTCCTGTAACGTTTTGACTGTTTAGGTGTTAGCCGTACCGTTTGTGCCATCAGGCGAAGTTTTGGTCATGTCAGTTCCGCTGGATAATCAGTtgtattttgtttctttttgtgAGGCCGGTGCAGGACATTGTGGATGAACCTGTATATGTGTGCTGATCTTATTTATTTAGAGCTAAATCTGCGGAGTAAGATTATGGATGCATTTTTGGTGGAATACAAATGTGTTATTGTTTCAGTTGCACCTTGTTTAAGGGTAGGTCAGTGCTGCAAAAAGCAAGTTGCTAATGGAATCCTTTTGAGTGCTAGACGATACTAAACACGAGGTTCCAAAGTTAGCTCCTGGTGTTCTAACGCCGGGTTCCAACAAATAGTTCGTTGCCAAACGAGAGTAATCAATGCTTTTAATAGTAAGCCCAGCGTAGGTGTTTCATTATGGCTTTACCTGTTCCTAATACAGTGCGCACCTCTATTTCTCGCCTAGGAAAAGATAAAAGAATGTGTAGAACTCCTATCTTTATTGTGGCAAGTATACTAAATTTCACTTATACGGAGCTGGTGACAACATAATTGTCAAagaaaataaatcaaataaaaatacaAATGAAGGCAAAATCTAGGAGAATCGAACGTATcattatataaaaataaagaataTGGATCAGGCGTCCGATTGATTCGACGCCTTTCCCCCTACACTACCATCCGCACTGCTATCCCGTGCCCTTCCAAGCTACTATTGGCTATTGCCGCTGCCCTCCCGCCACTGGCCTCCAGCGCCGCCCACCCGCGCCACGCGTATGCTGCCGCCGGCATGAGTCTCCGCCGCGTGCAGAGCTTTGCCTCTCCCAGCGGCGAGCTCCCACGGCAGCGAGCTCTCTCGGTGGCGCGACCTCCAGGCGGCAAGCTCCCCCAGCGGTGCGAGCTCCCTTGGCGGCGCAACCTCCCGGCGGCAAGTTCCTCGGGCGGCATGAGCTCCCCTGGAGCGAGCTCCTCGGCTCGCCATCCTCCTCTGTTTTGTGCTAGGGTTTGTTGAATGTTGCAAGCGTATGTTCACGTGTTTTAAATGGTTTAGaataatgttgcaagtattTCATTTAGATGTTGCAAAAGTAGATTTGAATGTTGCACGTGTTTCACACGCATGTTACAAGTGTTTTATTTGAATGTTGCATTTTCATCGAGAGTTCTAGAATGTTCAATGCAATGTGGAATAGGTGTTGTGGCATTTTTTTCTCATAACTGATGGATGGATAATAATTTTTTCGATTTGCTTTGATGGTACAAATACTAATTTTCAATGTTGCATATGGTAAGTTTTATATGTTTCATATGTTATTTTCGAATGTTGCATGGACCGTTCGATGGAAGATGTTCAGGCACTACCAGCATCCTAAAGAATAAGTTGAACACCCATCTTTCATGATAATAAGTATTCTTAATTTCTTGTCAGCATAAACTGCTCTTTTGCATTAATATAGTCTAACTTAAACTTTTATCCAGCAAACCAAACATACTCAACATGAATTTAACATGTTCGGTTGTGCTACTTGTGGTTGGCCGCGAAGGAAGCGCAAGTGCCACCAAGCAAGATGTTACTGCAGCTAGGGTTGAAAATGGACGGAAATAATTCTATTCCCGTCCGTTCTTTTCTAAATTTGTTCCGGATCTATCTGAAAACATGACCGAAAAGTTCGAAATAGATCCGTGTAGCCAGTAGCAGGATGAGAAACAGGTAATAATGTATGCATTATGTATTTATGAGATCCTATTTTCAACCATCTTTAACTTAATAGTCGAGATGTACATGCCACATGCACacatttaatttttcttccatcaagcaAGCAACgatgttatttattttcctcccaaaaataataaaaatatttcaTTTCCTTCTATAAAATAATGATATCAgttattatccttccaaataAATAATGACGCGAACTATGAGCATATGCAAAGAAAAGTAAAGTGTGTGCAAGAAAAGTAATATACGTGTATAAGAGGTGGGTATAGAAAATTGTTGGAGTAAAAAGTATTtgattttttatagaaatattttttcttctataAAAATGGGTCTCCATCTCCTAGGATTCCCCCGCTGTGGGCCTCGAGTGCTCCTAATTCATTTAAGAACCCATTAGATCAATTTTTAGAGAAAATCTCTCTCTTGCCAATttctttggcctgacaagtgAGATCCGTGTAGCGTACGTTGGGTCTAATTTTGGTGAGAAAAAATTTCAATGAGTAAAGTGCACACCCGATCCTTAAACTTGCGTTGatgtgtcatcccggtccacAAACTCTCAAAACGATTAAATACATCCATAATCATGGTTACTGTGCTATTTAAGTCCATAATCCCAAGTAAACCGCGTCTATTATTGCAACTAGGCCCTTCCACGTTTTTTTTCTCCGTTTGGAGCATGTGACATAACTTGTAGAATGTTGTCTCTATCagggagattcctcttacaaaaATTCTTTTACACAAGTTCATCATTCAACTTTTTACGTACGAAATTCATCATACAATTTTTGAGTACAACTCTCAGTATACTTTTTTAGATAACTTTTCACACAATTTTGATGTATAAGTTCGTCATACAGCTTGTGAAAAATATAATTTGTCGAGATAATTTTTTCAACACAACTTCTATGAAGATATAATTAGGAAAACTTATCGGATAACTTTTTATGTACAAGTTCGTCATACAATTTCAAAGCACAATGCTTGATATAAATTTTAGTAGATTTTTTTCTAAAGACTTTGTCAAGAGAATTTCTCTAGAGAAATACATAGTAGAAAGTAAAAAGTTAAAACCTGAAAAAAGAATAATAAATAGTAGAAAGTAAAAAGTTAAAACCTGAAAAAGAATAAATAATAAATGCTGCCATTACGGAACACAgggaagaaaaatagaaaagaaaaaaaaagagaaaggaaatcgATTACCTGCCTCCCGCCTGGCTATCACGTGGCCACGTGGCTGGGCACTCGCTGGATGTTCCGTCGCGCGCCACGAAGCACGTGCAAAGGAAACTGCGCGGGAGGAAAATTGGAGCCGGAATCCAAAAAAAGAAACAGACGTGTCAGACGTGGAAAccgaaaaggaaaaggagggacTGTCTGAAATCGCGCGCTGCTACCCGTCCTAGCGCGCGCGCTAAATAGTGTCGCCCGCAGCCAACCGCATGCTCGCGCCCCTCGTGTTGCCACCTTCTCGGCCGTGTGGTGCGACTACACCCTAGTCTTAGCGTACACGCCCGTGCAAGAGATCATGTGCTTGCATTACTGGTGATGTAGATGGTGGAGGTTGTGCCCGACCTTATAATCCTTTTAGACGGGTGGTCTTCGTGTTGAATTTTTTGTGTTGTGATAATTGATAAAGTACTATGTTATTTCTATATATTAGTCCCCCCCGGCTCCGTGGACGCTCAACCAGTCCACGTTATCGAAAATTTTATTGCTCATTGGATGTCTATCGGACGGTAAAAAATGTTCTGCACGGTTGAAACTATAGCGCCGTCAACCGCGTTTCTATATATGAGTGCCCCGCGGCTCGTCCTCTTACCCAGCCGCGTGCCTTCAGGCTTGCTCAAGGGGGCACGGTAAACCgccccccaccctacgtaggggggTTTTGGGGGGGAGCGAGCgctccaacggctccccccacAGCTCCCCCTACGTAAGGGGAGAGATGAATCTCCCCCCATGTATGGAGGGAGTTCACATCTCCCCCTATACTTTAATCACATCAtttcttcatgatattaatctcgtttgagtcccgtaacatgatgataatgcgtattatgacagtacaaatactatatgatttttttaaattcaaaaacgataaataaatagttagttaatgagtgatagtatatagagggaatagatatggggggaatggttggagagaaggagttatagagggaggaatcttttggagggaggtagtaaaatatagtaaatagtacgtttggggggagttggatggggggaatggttggagatagcctcAGGCGTTCTCCAACGCCTCCCCCCAAACCCCCTCCCCCTGTGTGGGGGGAGCTTTAGAGGGGAGGGTGCCTCCAACGGCAcccctaaagctccccctatgTAGGGGTGGAGTTGAATCTCCCCCCATATATAAGGGGAGATTACAACTCCCTTTATACTCTAATTACGTTATTTGTTTAtgataaaaaatttatttgaatttcgtAACTTGATAACAATATGTATTATAGTAGTATAAATACAGTactatttttttcagaatttaaaaatgataaataaatagttaaagAGTGAGTTATAGTGTATAGGGGAATggatatggggggaatggttggagagaaggagttatagggggaggaattttttggaaggaggtagtaaaatatagtaaatattaTGTTTGGGGGggttggatggggggaatggtcGGAGAAAGACGGTCTCCTCCGCGTCCCTGCTCATCTGCTGCCTCCTCATCTGCTACCTCCGGCCCGCCACTACCGCTCGCCGACGCCGTGCACGCATGCCTagcgcgccaccgccgtggaCGCTCGCCTCCGAGCGGAGCTGCGGTTGGCGAACAGGGTGGGGCGCAGCGGCCGTCCCCGGCCCGGCGGGCGACTGTGGAGGCGTCTCCCCGGTCTCCTCGAGCTCCGGCGGCAGCCTCCGGATCCGGCCGGAGCGGACCTCGAGCGCAGCACAGATGGCGTCCATGGCCGgcgcggccctcctccctcggCGACGCGGGTCCATAGCCTCCCTCCTCCATCCTGCGGCGGCTTgcatggccggcgcggcggagacGGCGTCCATGGTCGGTTCGAGAGGGCACGTCGACGGCTACCTCCATTGCTTGCGGATCTGCCCTCCATGGCTTGCGGATCCATGGCAGCAATGGCGGGTGCCCGCGCGGCGCCATGGCGGTGGCAGCGGCCGGATCCGCCCCATGGCTGCTGCGCgcggggctggcggcggccgtTCTCCTCCTCTGCCCCCTCACCTGCCGCACGCCATGGCGGGTCTCCTCGAGGTCCACCGCGCGACTTCGGCCGGGCCGGACCTCCTCGACCTCAGCCGCGCGAGGCTGTCTTTCTTCCCGGCGCACCCCCTcgtccctctccctcctccagaTGCCGGCGTCGGCGGCAGAGGTGGGCTGCGtcgacctccgccgcgcgccatggcggACCGCGACGGCCTCCGCAGCGTGCCATGGCGAGccacctcgagctccgccggccggaTCCGCACGCGGTCACCATGGCAGAGCTCGTGGCGGCGTCCAGCGGCCGTGGTACCCCGCACCTGCAGTACCCACTACCTGCAGTACCCCGCACCCCAGAACGCCGGCCAGCCGGGCGGCCAGTGCCGCCGGCATCCATGGCCAGGAGCGCTTCGAGCTCTCCTATTTAGGCAGGGGCGGCTCCAAATGGTGGACCGGGTCTCGCGTTTCGTCGTCCGCCGCGCGTCTCGACGTCTCTCCGTCTCGGACTGTCTCTCGGAGTCTCTCCGAATCCAAATCGCTCCGCGTCTCTGCTCCCTCGGTCAGTCCGTGCATGTTTTGGGGCAGCGGCATggcgccgcggtggccggcgagcggcggccgcagGTACTGCCAATTTGCCAATTCGTCCGCGCTTGGAAATTTGGGAGCTGCCGCCAGTACCGATCTCCTCTTCCCTCCCATACAGCCCCACCCCTGCATTTCGTTGGAAGCAGTCACTTGCATGCAGTTGCTGAGGAATCGATCCTGCTGCATCAAACCCCCAGCGAGGTAACAAACCTTTCAATTGCAGCTACCAGTAGATCAGCTAGGATGCTTTGGACTCAAATCATTTCACTATAAATGCGGAGGAAGATAACACCGTGTtagttgttttgttttttcAGATCTGAACCTTTCCTCCTCCCTACTAAGGTTGCAATCCCTGTGGCTAAGAATGAATCTACAGAACTGACTTCTCCAAGCAGCAGGCGATTAGCCTAATCTGTTTCCCTGTGGTATGCGTTAGCCTCGTCCTTTCCTGCCCACAGACAGTTAGATGATTATTTCGTTTAGTTGGCTAAATCTCTGTAAGGTGTGACATGTCTTCTTTATTTCTTCCCTTTACTCTCTATTTTTTTGGTCTATTTTTCTTTGTCAGGATAATAAGTTGGGTGAACATTGCAATATGAAAGAGAAACATTGCAACATGGGGAAGGTTAGTATCTCCTATCCGAGAAGAAGCATTTCCCTTATCAGTTATCACATGTTTGGCCGACATAAGTGTGCTCATTTCTTTTTTCGTTTCTCCGAAACCAATCAAGATTTTATCTCGGAGATGTAGGCGATGGTGCTGCTTCTGAAGCTCATGGTCAACATGGTCATGGGAAGGTGACGCAAAATCATTCACATTCTTCAGCTTTGCAATAAAATGATTTAACGCATATCATGCTAATTACACATTTGATTATAACTATCAACTCTGATTTTGACTTGCTTACCTACATCTCCTTTCTTAGTCCTTTTTCATGCCCAGGGAGATATTAATTATGGTCCTAAATTAAAATTAGAAAGTCCCTTCTTCAGCTAAAGCTTATTGTGGTTTGTATTTCCCTTTTCCTCATTGTTATTTAAATTCTGAATACCCTACTAGGTTAAAGCTTTTTTCTGAGCCTCAGACTTCAGAATTACAAAGCTATTTTCCATGGCAATACTGCTTGTGGGTTCATAGTCTTCAGTCTTGACCTCCCTAGCAACATCAAATTTCCCCTTAAACTACTGATACACATTATTGTAACTACTTAAACTGATTCTGTTTCCCCCTTTTTAGAGCATGAATACCTTTATCAGATAGAAGATCCTGCGGCATGATTTTATTTCAACCCGAATTTCCCGCGGCATGCAGATAGAAGATCTCTGCCTAGCTGCATATGGGGATTTGATTTTTGTTTCAGTATCAGATCGCTTCTATAATGCTGGATGGGTGCCAGTATTATGCTGGGTTGAGTTTGTGCCCCCATCCTCCTTCCAGTGGAAATTTTGCTGCTGCTGTATTTAACATCCTAAGGTTATTTTGACTTTTTTCTTATATGTTGCTCATGTAGGTCAAGTACCTCGGAGAAGAAGGTGAAAGCACCCCTGCAGCTGGTGTTACATTTATTTGCTCACCCTGGGAGCTGCTGGTCAGTGACAATAGTCAATCGATCTATCATAGCggcatcctttttttttcctggttTTACTATAGTCCATTTGTGCGTTAGCATTTCGGTTTGCATACCACAAGTCTTGGGACGACTTTCAAACTAGGAATACAAACTGTTGTCATACCTCCTTTATATTCCAGTTATAATTAAAAAGGTTCCAAACATAAAACAGCCAAGCCAGATAACCATTGAGTTGTATGTTTTTTTTGCTTTCCTTGTCATTATCTGAGTGAACTGGACTCTTGGACCTCAGGTTCATCAACATTTTATATTTACATGCTGCTGTTTGCACCATTTAGCTTTTATAAGATCATGCTGATAAGTCATTGTTCATGTTCGGATGATCTGTTTATGTGATATTTCAGAGAATGCTGCAGTGATTGTG containing:
- the LOC120664059 gene encoding uncharacterized protein LOC120664059, which codes for MPSAPPPWTLASERSCGWRTGWGAAAVPGPAGDCGGVSPVSSSSGGSLRIRPERTSSAAQMASMAGAALLPRRRGSIASLLHPAAACMAGAAETASMVGSRGHVDGYLHCLRICPPWLADPWQQWRVPARRHGGGSGRIRPMAAARGAGGGRSPPLPPHLPHAMAGLLEVHRATSAGPDLLDLSRARLSFFPAHPLVPLPPPDAGVGGRGGLRRPPPRAMADRDGLRSVPWRATSSSAGRIRTRSPWQSSWRRPAAVVPRTCSTHYLQYPAPQNAGQPGGQCRRHPWPGALRALLFRQGRLQMVDRVSRFVVRRASRRLSVSDCLSESLRIQIAPRLCSLGQSVHVLGQRHGAAVAGERRPQPHPCISLEAVTCMQLLRNRSCCIKPPARSEPFLLPTKVAIPVAKNESTELTSPSSRRLA